In one Coccinella septempunctata chromosome 6, icCocSept1.1, whole genome shotgun sequence genomic region, the following are encoded:
- the LOC123315746 gene encoding uncharacterized protein LOC123315746 isoform X3, which produces MWWWLLLVVTLASAKRAPSAQESVIEEVTAKQLERVLAEKDFVAVFWYARSCTTCDRVLEELEQIDDDTDSFGVDFVKINDKRLAKQYGITKFPALTYFREKKPIIYEGDLMDEENVLEFLTSLEAMDLPDRIEEVNARILEKIVEETEFVAVLFCPDANTCSKGGLNQPACKKCAKVLQELENIDDEADQLGIGFVKINDEALAEEYNLGTLPALVYYRHQIPIIYEGELTKEDDVLEWLVQHKSTGDEDDVIEDVTAKTLGTLISSVDHLAVLFYDHGDEESMQALEELEHIDDDCDKYGIQFVKIDDPSAANEYGLDSLPSIVYFEKGLPNVYDGDLEAEEDILEWLVQQLEKDEIEDVTDEMLDKLIKESKNLAVLFYDDDDRKSQKVLNELENIDDECDKLGIVFVKIDNDDEAKEYGIDKIPSLVYFEDGIPTLYEGNLEDEEKVLKWFDEQVKGDQIEDVTDEMLDLILEKKTYVAVLFYDKDQKKSQKVLTELENIDDECDQNKIAFVKIDNDEEAKEYGIDSLPTLVYFEKGIPHVYEGDLLKEDELLGWLLHQKKHSEIPEVTDEMMEILIEKKKYLAVLFYDKDDKQDIRVLNELENIDDELDSEGIIIIRVDNDAEAKDLGIDHLPALVYYEDKIPSIYEGDLMNENEVLQWLIEQKQTATIEEVTDEILEDLIQEHEYVVVYFSGKCEEGEKCDDILDELENIDDELDETGIIFVTTEDLTLAKKHGIKAFPKLVFFRNKEPLIYSGDVEDEDEVLAWLTDENTLEIPDRIEEVNTKMLDKILSENEHVVVYFYKEGEKKSQKILQELENIDDECEDKDIDFVKISDEGVDKEYDLPSLPAVVFYRNRFREIYTGDLMHEEAILEWITELRDSEPDVIESVDRKTLQVLINDVEHLAVLFIRDDCEECDEVLEELENIDDDTDKEGIQFVKSKDSNLASEIGIFSFPALVYYETGVPIMYDGNLMDETEVLEWMADQKNDESIEEIEREQLFKLIETKEFLAVVWYKEEDPDSPRILRHMELIDDEAAEYGIKIVKMRDRLMAKKYGFRNPPGITYFKKGKTMNYDGDIDDEEEVLDWLTDPENMELTDHIEKVNSKMFEKIRQRSDYVAVFLYSNDCKQCSKVLLEVEHIDDEADAAGINFVKIDDKKMAKEHGVFALPAILFFKLGAKDPVIYAGDLYDEQQILQWLMIQKDPSGDVIEAAEGANLLDLIQKTDALAVYFYNDDCDQCGAILEELENIDDDCERHGITFVKTQDLKIAEQYGANEFPVLMYFESGIGGIFEGDLQEEEEVLQWLIQQRTEDRIELISRTMLERMVEETQYLAVYFYKQNCHICEQILEDLEQIDDECDVYGIHMVRIQDPQLAKRYSIKTFPALVYFRNGNPLLFEGDLQNEESVLEWLTDDDNRELADEIESVNERMLARLLAESSFLAVFYYDEDCPECDEILENLEEIDSEADLFGIDFVKICSAKAAAEQGLHTLPALMYFRKKTPMVYDGDLTQATRILDWLTSQDVFEIKNEIEEVNKKMLEKLLEENEFVTVFFYEINSEESKIIMEKLENIDSETDNFDITFVKMADARYARKWGVTNLPAIVYFRRRFPSIFRGDLHSEADVLEWLRKNRFRQPELNIFMYALFAISIAFVIYTAFLLQCFKTPQQAIVVHPKAA; this is translated from the exons ATGTGGTGGTGGCTGCTACTCGTCGTGACGTTGGCGTCGGCCAAACGCGCTCCATCGGCCCAGGAGTCCGTCATCGAAGAGGTCACAGCCAAGCAGCTGGAACGCGTTCTGGCGGAGAAGGATTTCGTGGCTGTGTTCTGGT ATGCACGCAGCTGTACCACTTGCGATCGTGTTCTGGAAGAGCTGGAACAAATCGACGACGATACTGACTCTTTTGGTGTTGATTTCGTCAAGATTAACGACAAACGACTGGCCAAGCAGTATGGCATCACTAAATTTCCAGCACTTACATACTTTAGGGAGAAGAAACCCATCATCTATGAAG GTGACTTGATGGATGAGGAGAATGTTTTGGAATTCTTAACGAGCCTGGAAGCCATGGATCTTCCTGACAGAATAGAGGAAGTCAACGCAAGAATCCTAGAAAAAATTGTCGAAGAGACCGAATTTGTTGCCGTACTGTTCT GTCCTGATGCGAATACATGCTCGAAAGGGGGACTCA ATCAACCCGCTTGCAAGAAATGCGCCAAAGTGCTCCAGGAGTTGGAGAATATCGACGATGAAGCAGATCAGCTTGGCATCGGTTTCGTGAAGATAAATGATGAAGCCCTAGCAGAAGAATACAATTTGGGAACACTGCCAGCCCTGGTATACTATAGGCATCAGATACCAATTATTTATGAAG GAGAACTCACCAAAGAAGATGATGTATTAGAGTGGTTGGTCCAACACAAGAGCACAGGTGATGAAGATGATGTTATCGAAGACGTTACAGCGAAAACTCTAGGCACCCTCATTTCCAGTGTCGATCATCTAGCTGTTCTGTTTT ATGACCATGGCGACGAAGAATCAATGCAAGCTCTGGAAGAGCTGGAGCATATCGACGATGACTGCGATAAGTACGGTATACAGTTCGTTAAAATTGATGATCCATCTGCTGCAAATGAATATGGTCTCGACTCTCTACCATCAATAGTTTACTTCGAAAAAGGACTACCGAACGTATATGATGGTGATCTGGAAGCTGAGGAAGACATATTGGAATGGCTTGTTCAACAACTGGAGAAGGACGAAATCGAAGATGTCACTGATGAGATGCTGGATAAGCTCATCAAAGAATCGAAGAACCTAGCTGTTTTGTTCT ATGACGACGATGATCGAAAATCGCAAAAGGTTTTGAATGAATTAGAGAATATCGACGATGAATGCGACAAGCTTGGCATTGTTTTCGTGAAAATAGACAATGATGACGAAGCTAAGGAATATGGTATTGACAAAATACCTTCCCTTGTTTATTTCGAGGATGGCATTCCTACTCTTTACGAGGGTAATTTGGAAGATGAGGAAAAGGTACTGAAATGGTTCGACGAACAAGTTAAGGGCGACCAAATCGAAGATGTTACAGATGAGATGCTGGATTTGATACTTGAGAAGAAGACATATGTAGCGGTCCTTTTCT ATGATAAAGATCAGAAGAAGAGTCAAAAGGTTCTGACAGAATTGGAAAATATAGACGATGAGTGCGATCAAAATAAGATTGCCTTCGTCAAGATCGACAACGATGAGGAGGCCAAAGAATACGGCATAGACTCACTACCGACCTTGGTGTATTTCGAAAAGGGAATACCCCACGTTTATGAAGGTGATCTACTGAAAGAGGACGAACTGCTTGGATGGTTGCTTCACCAAAAGAAACACAGTGAAATTCCTGAAGTCACCGATGAAATGATGGAAATTCTGATTGAGAAAAAGAAGTACCTCGCTGTTTTATTCT ATGATAAAGACGACAAACAGGATATTCGTGTTCTGAACGAACTAGAAAACATTGATGATGAGTTGGATTCTGAAGGAATTATCATTATAAGGGTTGACAATGATGCTGAAGCTAAGGATCTGGGCATTGATCATCTCCCAGCTCTCGTCTACTATGAAGATAAAATTCCATCCATATATGAAG GTGATCTCATGAATGAAAACGAGGTTCTTCAATGGCTGATTGAACAAAAGCAAACAGCAACTATCGAAGAAGTAACAGACGAAATTCTGGAAGACCTAATCCAGGAACATGAGTATGTCGTTGTCTATTTCAGTGGCAAGTGTGAGGAAGGTGAAAAATGCGACGATATTCTGGATGAACTGGAGAATATCGATGATGAATTGGATGAAACTGGCATCATCTTCGTCACTACTGAAGATTTAACCCTAGCCAAGAAGCATGGAATCAAAGCTTTCCCAAAACTGGTATTCTTCCGCAACAAGGAACCTCTCATTTATTCTGGAGATGTTGAAGATGAGGATGAAGTGTTAGCGTGGTTGACCGATGAGAACACTTTAGAAATACCAGATCGTATAGAAGAGGTCAACACTAAAATGCTGGATAAAATTTTGTCGGAGAACGAACACGTTGTTGTGTATTTCT ATAAAGAAGGTGAAAAGAAATCGCAGAAAATCTTGCAGGAGCTCGAGAATATAGATGATGAATGCGAGGATAAAGACATCGACTTCGTGAAGATTTCAGACGAGGGAGTTGATAAGGAATACGATCTCCCCAGCTTACCCGCCGTTGTTTTTTACAGAAATAGGTTCCGAGAAATATATACAGGTGATCTTATGCATGAGGAGGCTATCTTGGAATGGATAACAGAGTTGAGAGATTCTGAGCCTGATGTGATAGAGAGCGTTGATAGGAAAACTTTGCAG GTTCTGATAAATGACGTAGAACATCTAGCTGTTCTCTTCATACGTGACGATTGTGAGGAGTGCGATGAAGTCCTAGAAGAGCTTGAAAATATAGATGACGATACCGATAAGGAGGGTATACAGTTCGTCAAGTCCAAAGACTCGAACTTGGCGTCCGAAATTGGTATTTTCAGTTTTCCTGCACTGGTTTACTACGAAACGGGAGTACCCATAATGTATGATG GAAATCTGATGGACGAAACAGAAGTTCTGGAATGGATGGCAGACCAGAAAAACGATGAGTCGATAGAAGAAATTGAAAGGGAACAATTGTTCAAACTTATCGAGACTAAGGAGTTCTTAGCAGTGGTTTGGT ATAAAGAGGAAGATCCAGACAGTCCCAGAATTCTTCGACATATGGAATTGATAGACGATGAAGCAGCAGAATATGGAATCAAAATTGTCAAGATGCGTGATCGTTTGATGGCCAAGAAGTACGGTTTCAGAAATCCACCTGGTATAACATATTTCAAGAAAGGAAAAACCATGAATTACGATGGAGATATAGACGATGAAGAGGAAGTGCTGGACTGGCTGACAGATCCAGAGAACATGGAATTGACCGATCATATTGAGAAAGTCAACAGCAAAATGTTCGAGAAAATTCGACAGAGGTCAGACTATGTAGCTGTTTTTCTAT ATAGTAACGATTGCAAGCAATGTTCAAAAGTTCTCCTGGAAGTAGAGCATATCGATGATGAAGCAGATGCAGCAGGAATAAATTTCGTTAAGATTGACGACAAGAAGATGGCCAAGGAGCATGGAGTAtttgcacttcctgcgatcttgTTCTTCAAGCTTGGCGCAAAGGATCCAGTGATTTACGCTGGTGACTTATACGATGAACAGCAGATCTTACAGTGGCTAATGATACAGAAAGATCCATCGGGAGATGTAATAGAAGCAGCTGAGGGTGCAAACCTTTTGGATTTGATACAGAAAACTGATGCCCTTGCAGTTTATTTTT ATAATGACGATTGTGACCAATGTGGTGCTATCCTAGAAGAATTGGAAAACATCGACGACGACTGCGAGAGACATGGCATAACATTCGTGAAGACGCAAGACTTGAAAATAGCCGAACAATATGGCGCCAACGAATTTCCGGTACTCATGTATTTCGAGAGTGGTATCGGAGGAATATTCGAAGGTGACcttcaagaagaagaagaggtgCTTCAGTGGCTGATACAGCAACGGACGGAGGATCGAATAGAGCTCATATCTCGGACCATGCTGGAAAGGATGGTTGAGGAGACCCAATATCTAGCCGTGTATTTCTACAAGCAAAACTGCCATATATGCGAGCAGATCTTGGAGGACCTGGAACAGATCGATGACGAGTGCGACGTCTACGGGATACATATGGTCAGGATTCAGGATCCACAACTGGCGAAGAGGTACTCGATCAAAACATTCCCGGCGTTGGTTTACTTCAGGAACGGTAATCCTCTATTGTTCGAAGGCGATTTACAGAATGAAGAATCAGTGTTGGAGTGGCTCACTGATGATGACAATAGGGAACTTGCAGATGAAATAGAATCAGTAAATGAAAGGATGCTAGCAAGGTTACTGGCCGAGTCTTCTTTTCTAGCTGTATTTTACT ATGACGAAGATTGCCCAGAGTGTGACGAAATCTTAGAGAATTTGGAAGAAATCGACAGCGAAGCCGATCTGTTTGGTATCGATTTCGTGAAGATTTGCAGTGCCAAAGCCGCAGCTGAACAGGGGTTGCACACACTACCGGCTCTTATGTACTTCCGTAAGAAAACACCCATGGTTTACGATGGCGATCTAACCCAGGCCACTAGGATATTGGATTGGCTGACGTCACAGGATGTCTTCGAAATCAAGAATGAAATTGAAGAAGTGAATAAGAAGATGTTGGAAAAATTGCTGGAGGAAAATGAATTTGTGACTGTTTTCTTCT ATGAAATAAACTCCGAAGAAAGCAAGATCATCATGGAAAAACTGGAAAACATAGATAGCGAAACGGACAATTTCGACATAACATTCGTCAAGATGGCGGACGCAAGATACGCCAGGAAGTGGGGTGTGACCAATCTTCCCGCCATCGTCTACTTCCGTCGCAGATTCCCCAGCATATTCAGAGGAGACTTACATTCCGAAGCCGACGTTTTGGAATGGCTGCGTAAAAACAGGTTTCGCCAACCGGAACTCAACATCTTCATGTACGCGCTGTTTGCAATCAGCATCGCATTCGTCATTTACACCGCGTTTCTTCTGCAATGTTTCAAAACTCCGCAACAGGCGATTGTAGTTCACCCAAAAGCAGCGTAG
- the LOC123315746 gene encoding uncharacterized protein LOC123315746 isoform X4 translates to MWWWLLLVVTLASAKRAPSAQESVIEEVTAKQLERVLAEKDFVAVFWYARSCTTCDRVLEELEQIDDDTDSFGVDFVKINDKRLAKQYGITKFPALTYFREKKPIIYEGDLMDEENVLEFLTSLEAMDLPDRIEEVNARILEKIVEETEFVAVLFYQPACKKCAKVLQELENIDDEADQLGIGFVKINDEALAEEYNLGTLPALVYYRHQIPIIYEGELTKEDDVLEWLVQHKSTGDEDDVIEDVTAKTLGTLISSVDHLAVLFYDHGDEESMQALEELEHIDDDCDKYGIQFVKIDDPSAANEYGLDSLPSIVYFEKGLPNVYDGDLEAEEDILEWLVQQLEKDEIEDVTDEMLDKLIKESKNLAVLFYDDDDRKSQKVLNELENIDDECDKLGIVFVKIDNDDEAKEYGIDKIPSLVYFEDGIPTLYEGNLEDEEKVLKWFDEQVKGDQIEDVTDEMLDLILEKKTYVAVLFYDKDQKKSQKVLTELENIDDECDQNKIAFVKIDNDEEAKEYGIDSLPTLVYFEKGIPHVYEGDLLKEDELLGWLLHQKKHSEIPEVTDEMMEILIEKKKYLAVLFYDKDDKQDIRVLNELENIDDELDSEGIIIIRVDNDAEAKDLGIDHLPALVYYEDKIPSIYEGDLMNENEVLQWLIEQKQTATIEEVTDEILEDLIQEHEYVVVYFSGKCEEGEKCDDILDELENIDDELDETGIIFVTTEDLTLAKKHGIKAFPKLVFFRNKEPLIYSGDVEDEDEVLAWLTDENTLEIPDRIEEVNTKMLDKILSENEHVVVYFYKEGEKKSQKILQELENIDDECEDKDIDFVKISDEGVDKEYDLPSLPAVVFYRNRFREIYTGDLMHEEAILEWITELRDSEPDVIESVDRKTLQVLINDVEHLAVLFIRDDCEECDEVLEELENIDDDTDKEGIQFVKSKDSNLASEIGIFSFPALVYYETGVPIMYDGNLMDETEVLEWMADQKNDESIEEIEREQLFKLIETKEFLAVVWYKEEDPDSPRILRHMELIDDEAAEYGIKIVKMRDRLMAKKYGFRNPPGITYFKKGKTMNYDGDIDDEEEVLDWLTDPENMELTDHIEKVNSKMFEKIRQRSDYVAVFLYSNDCKQCSKVLLEVEHIDDEADAAGINFVKIDDKKMAKEHGVFALPAILFFKLGAKDPVIYAGDLYDEQQILQWLMIQKDPSGDVIEAAEGANLLDLIQKTDALAVYFYNDDCDQCGAILEELENIDDDCERHGITFVKTQDLKIAEQYGANEFPVLMYFESGIGGIFEGDLQEEEEVLQWLIQQRTEDRIELISRTMLERMVEETQYLAVYFYKQNCHICEQILEDLEQIDDECDVYGIHMVRIQDPQLAKRYSIKTFPALVYFRNGNPLLFEGDLQNEESVLEWLTDDDNRELADEIESVNERMLARLLAESSFLAVFYYDEDCPECDEILENLEEIDSEADLFGIDFVKICSAKAAAEQGLHTLPALMYFRKKTPMVYDGDLTQATRILDWLTSQDVFEIKNEIEEVNKKMLEKLLEENEFVTVFFYEINSEESKIIMEKLENIDSETDNFDITFVKMADARYARKWGVTNLPAIVYFRRRFPSIFRGDLHSEADVLEWLRKNRFRQPELNIFMYALFAISIAFVIYTAFLLQCFKTPQQAIVVHPKAA, encoded by the exons ATGTGGTGGTGGCTGCTACTCGTCGTGACGTTGGCGTCGGCCAAACGCGCTCCATCGGCCCAGGAGTCCGTCATCGAAGAGGTCACAGCCAAGCAGCTGGAACGCGTTCTGGCGGAGAAGGATTTCGTGGCTGTGTTCTGGT ATGCACGCAGCTGTACCACTTGCGATCGTGTTCTGGAAGAGCTGGAACAAATCGACGACGATACTGACTCTTTTGGTGTTGATTTCGTCAAGATTAACGACAAACGACTGGCCAAGCAGTATGGCATCACTAAATTTCCAGCACTTACATACTTTAGGGAGAAGAAACCCATCATCTATGAAG GTGACTTGATGGATGAGGAGAATGTTTTGGAATTCTTAACGAGCCTGGAAGCCATGGATCTTCCTGACAGAATAGAGGAAGTCAACGCAAGAATCCTAGAAAAAATTGTCGAAGAGACCGAATTTGTTGCCGTACTGTTCT ATCAACCCGCTTGCAAGAAATGCGCCAAAGTGCTCCAGGAGTTGGAGAATATCGACGATGAAGCAGATCAGCTTGGCATCGGTTTCGTGAAGATAAATGATGAAGCCCTAGCAGAAGAATACAATTTGGGAACACTGCCAGCCCTGGTATACTATAGGCATCAGATACCAATTATTTATGAAG GAGAACTCACCAAAGAAGATGATGTATTAGAGTGGTTGGTCCAACACAAGAGCACAGGTGATGAAGATGATGTTATCGAAGACGTTACAGCGAAAACTCTAGGCACCCTCATTTCCAGTGTCGATCATCTAGCTGTTCTGTTTT ATGACCATGGCGACGAAGAATCAATGCAAGCTCTGGAAGAGCTGGAGCATATCGACGATGACTGCGATAAGTACGGTATACAGTTCGTTAAAATTGATGATCCATCTGCTGCAAATGAATATGGTCTCGACTCTCTACCATCAATAGTTTACTTCGAAAAAGGACTACCGAACGTATATGATGGTGATCTGGAAGCTGAGGAAGACATATTGGAATGGCTTGTTCAACAACTGGAGAAGGACGAAATCGAAGATGTCACTGATGAGATGCTGGATAAGCTCATCAAAGAATCGAAGAACCTAGCTGTTTTGTTCT ATGACGACGATGATCGAAAATCGCAAAAGGTTTTGAATGAATTAGAGAATATCGACGATGAATGCGACAAGCTTGGCATTGTTTTCGTGAAAATAGACAATGATGACGAAGCTAAGGAATATGGTATTGACAAAATACCTTCCCTTGTTTATTTCGAGGATGGCATTCCTACTCTTTACGAGGGTAATTTGGAAGATGAGGAAAAGGTACTGAAATGGTTCGACGAACAAGTTAAGGGCGACCAAATCGAAGATGTTACAGATGAGATGCTGGATTTGATACTTGAGAAGAAGACATATGTAGCGGTCCTTTTCT ATGATAAAGATCAGAAGAAGAGTCAAAAGGTTCTGACAGAATTGGAAAATATAGACGATGAGTGCGATCAAAATAAGATTGCCTTCGTCAAGATCGACAACGATGAGGAGGCCAAAGAATACGGCATAGACTCACTACCGACCTTGGTGTATTTCGAAAAGGGAATACCCCACGTTTATGAAGGTGATCTACTGAAAGAGGACGAACTGCTTGGATGGTTGCTTCACCAAAAGAAACACAGTGAAATTCCTGAAGTCACCGATGAAATGATGGAAATTCTGATTGAGAAAAAGAAGTACCTCGCTGTTTTATTCT ATGATAAAGACGACAAACAGGATATTCGTGTTCTGAACGAACTAGAAAACATTGATGATGAGTTGGATTCTGAAGGAATTATCATTATAAGGGTTGACAATGATGCTGAAGCTAAGGATCTGGGCATTGATCATCTCCCAGCTCTCGTCTACTATGAAGATAAAATTCCATCCATATATGAAG GTGATCTCATGAATGAAAACGAGGTTCTTCAATGGCTGATTGAACAAAAGCAAACAGCAACTATCGAAGAAGTAACAGACGAAATTCTGGAAGACCTAATCCAGGAACATGAGTATGTCGTTGTCTATTTCAGTGGCAAGTGTGAGGAAGGTGAAAAATGCGACGATATTCTGGATGAACTGGAGAATATCGATGATGAATTGGATGAAACTGGCATCATCTTCGTCACTACTGAAGATTTAACCCTAGCCAAGAAGCATGGAATCAAAGCTTTCCCAAAACTGGTATTCTTCCGCAACAAGGAACCTCTCATTTATTCTGGAGATGTTGAAGATGAGGATGAAGTGTTAGCGTGGTTGACCGATGAGAACACTTTAGAAATACCAGATCGTATAGAAGAGGTCAACACTAAAATGCTGGATAAAATTTTGTCGGAGAACGAACACGTTGTTGTGTATTTCT ATAAAGAAGGTGAAAAGAAATCGCAGAAAATCTTGCAGGAGCTCGAGAATATAGATGATGAATGCGAGGATAAAGACATCGACTTCGTGAAGATTTCAGACGAGGGAGTTGATAAGGAATACGATCTCCCCAGCTTACCCGCCGTTGTTTTTTACAGAAATAGGTTCCGAGAAATATATACAGGTGATCTTATGCATGAGGAGGCTATCTTGGAATGGATAACAGAGTTGAGAGATTCTGAGCCTGATGTGATAGAGAGCGTTGATAGGAAAACTTTGCAG GTTCTGATAAATGACGTAGAACATCTAGCTGTTCTCTTCATACGTGACGATTGTGAGGAGTGCGATGAAGTCCTAGAAGAGCTTGAAAATATAGATGACGATACCGATAAGGAGGGTATACAGTTCGTCAAGTCCAAAGACTCGAACTTGGCGTCCGAAATTGGTATTTTCAGTTTTCCTGCACTGGTTTACTACGAAACGGGAGTACCCATAATGTATGATG GAAATCTGATGGACGAAACAGAAGTTCTGGAATGGATGGCAGACCAGAAAAACGATGAGTCGATAGAAGAAATTGAAAGGGAACAATTGTTCAAACTTATCGAGACTAAGGAGTTCTTAGCAGTGGTTTGGT ATAAAGAGGAAGATCCAGACAGTCCCAGAATTCTTCGACATATGGAATTGATAGACGATGAAGCAGCAGAATATGGAATCAAAATTGTCAAGATGCGTGATCGTTTGATGGCCAAGAAGTACGGTTTCAGAAATCCACCTGGTATAACATATTTCAAGAAAGGAAAAACCATGAATTACGATGGAGATATAGACGATGAAGAGGAAGTGCTGGACTGGCTGACAGATCCAGAGAACATGGAATTGACCGATCATATTGAGAAAGTCAACAGCAAAATGTTCGAGAAAATTCGACAGAGGTCAGACTATGTAGCTGTTTTTCTAT ATAGTAACGATTGCAAGCAATGTTCAAAAGTTCTCCTGGAAGTAGAGCATATCGATGATGAAGCAGATGCAGCAGGAATAAATTTCGTTAAGATTGACGACAAGAAGATGGCCAAGGAGCATGGAGTAtttgcacttcctgcgatcttgTTCTTCAAGCTTGGCGCAAAGGATCCAGTGATTTACGCTGGTGACTTATACGATGAACAGCAGATCTTACAGTGGCTAATGATACAGAAAGATCCATCGGGAGATGTAATAGAAGCAGCTGAGGGTGCAAACCTTTTGGATTTGATACAGAAAACTGATGCCCTTGCAGTTTATTTTT ATAATGACGATTGTGACCAATGTGGTGCTATCCTAGAAGAATTGGAAAACATCGACGACGACTGCGAGAGACATGGCATAACATTCGTGAAGACGCAAGACTTGAAAATAGCCGAACAATATGGCGCCAACGAATTTCCGGTACTCATGTATTTCGAGAGTGGTATCGGAGGAATATTCGAAGGTGACcttcaagaagaagaagaggtgCTTCAGTGGCTGATACAGCAACGGACGGAGGATCGAATAGAGCTCATATCTCGGACCATGCTGGAAAGGATGGTTGAGGAGACCCAATATCTAGCCGTGTATTTCTACAAGCAAAACTGCCATATATGCGAGCAGATCTTGGAGGACCTGGAACAGATCGATGACGAGTGCGACGTCTACGGGATACATATGGTCAGGATTCAGGATCCACAACTGGCGAAGAGGTACTCGATCAAAACATTCCCGGCGTTGGTTTACTTCAGGAACGGTAATCCTCTATTGTTCGAAGGCGATTTACAGAATGAAGAATCAGTGTTGGAGTGGCTCACTGATGATGACAATAGGGAACTTGCAGATGAAATAGAATCAGTAAATGAAAGGATGCTAGCAAGGTTACTGGCCGAGTCTTCTTTTCTAGCTGTATTTTACT ATGACGAAGATTGCCCAGAGTGTGACGAAATCTTAGAGAATTTGGAAGAAATCGACAGCGAAGCCGATCTGTTTGGTATCGATTTCGTGAAGATTTGCAGTGCCAAAGCCGCAGCTGAACAGGGGTTGCACACACTACCGGCTCTTATGTACTTCCGTAAGAAAACACCCATGGTTTACGATGGCGATCTAACCCAGGCCACTAGGATATTGGATTGGCTGACGTCACAGGATGTCTTCGAAATCAAGAATGAAATTGAAGAAGTGAATAAGAAGATGTTGGAAAAATTGCTGGAGGAAAATGAATTTGTGACTGTTTTCTTCT ATGAAATAAACTCCGAAGAAAGCAAGATCATCATGGAAAAACTGGAAAACATAGATAGCGAAACGGACAATTTCGACATAACATTCGTCAAGATGGCGGACGCAAGATACGCCAGGAAGTGGGGTGTGACCAATCTTCCCGCCATCGTCTACTTCCGTCGCAGATTCCCCAGCATATTCAGAGGAGACTTACATTCCGAAGCCGACGTTTTGGAATGGCTGCGTAAAAACAGGTTTCGCCAACCGGAACTCAACATCTTCATGTACGCGCTGTTTGCAATCAGCATCGCATTCGTCATTTACACCGCGTTTCTTCTGCAATGTTTCAAAACTCCGCAACAGGCGATTGTAGTTCACCCAAAAGCAGCGTAG